The following proteins are encoded in a genomic region of Streptococcus gwangjuense:
- the uvrA gene encoding excinuclease ABC subunit UvrA, giving the protein MQDKIVIHGARAHNLKNIDVEIPRDKLVVVTGLSGSGKSSLAFDTLYAEGQRRYVESLSAYARQFLGNMEKPDVDAIDGLSPAISIDQKTTSKNPRSTVGTTTEINDYLRLLYARVGTPYCINGHGAIKASSVEQIVDKVLELPERQRLQILAPVIRKKKGQHKSVIEKIQKDGYVRVRVDGEVYDVTEVPELSKSKQHNIDVVVDRIVIKEGIRSRLFDSIEAALRISEGYVIIDTMDDSELLFSEHYACPVCGFTVPELEPRLFSFNAPFGSCSECDGLGIKLEVDTDLVVPDASKTLREGALAPWNPISSNYYPNMLEQAMTAFGVDMDKPFEDLSEEDKNLILYGSDGKEFHFHYENEFGGVRDIDIPFEGIVNNIKRRYHETNSDYTRTQMRLYMNELTCGTCHGYRLNDQALSVRVGGEQGPHIGEISDLSIADHLDLVSQLTLSENEAIIARPILKEIKDRLTFLNNVGLNYLTLSRSAGTLSGGESQRIRLATQIGSNLSGVLYILDEPSIGLHQRDNDRLIASLKKMRDLGNTLIVVEHDEDTMREADYLVDVGPGAGVFGGEIVAAGTPKQVARNSKSITGQYLSGKRAIPVPTERRTGNGRFIEVTGARENNLQNVTARFPLGKFIAVTGVSGSGKSTLINSILKKAIAQKLNRNSDKPGKFKTITGIEHVDRLIDIDQSPIGRTPRSNPATYTGVFDDIRDLFAQTNEAKIRGYKKGRFSFNVKGGRCEACSGDGIIKIEMHFLPDVYVACEVCHGTRYNSETLEVHYKEKNISQVLDMTVNDAVEFFQHIPKIQRKLQTIKDVGLGYVTLGQPATTLSGGEAQRMKLASELHKRSTGKSFYILDEPTTGLHTEDIARLLKVLARFVDDGNTVLVIEHNLDVIKTADHIIDLGPEGGVGGGTIIATGTPEEVAANEASYTGQYLKGKLHHE; this is encoded by the coding sequence CACGAGACAAGCTGGTTGTAGTGACTGGTTTGTCAGGTTCAGGGAAATCCAGTCTGGCCTTTGACACCCTCTATGCGGAGGGACAACGTCGCTATGTGGAGAGTCTGTCAGCCTATGCTCGCCAGTTCTTGGGAAATATGGAGAAGCCTGATGTAGATGCTATTGATGGTCTCAGCCCAGCTATTTCCATCGACCAGAAAACGACTAGTAAAAATCCTCGCTCGACGGTGGGAACAACGACTGAAATCAATGACTATCTGCGTCTCCTCTATGCGCGTGTGGGGACGCCTTACTGTATCAACGGGCATGGAGCTATCAAGGCTTCTTCTGTGGAGCAAATCGTGGATAAGGTTTTAGAATTGCCTGAACGCCAGCGCTTGCAGATTTTGGCCCCTGTCATCCGCAAGAAAAAAGGACAGCACAAGAGCGTTATTGAAAAGATTCAGAAAGATGGTTATGTCCGTGTCCGTGTGGATGGGGAAGTATATGATGTGACCGAAGTGCCAGAGTTGTCTAAGAGCAAGCAACATAATATAGATGTCGTGGTTGATCGTATCGTTATCAAGGAGGGCATTCGTAGTCGTCTCTTTGATTCCATTGAGGCTGCCCTTCGTATCTCAGAAGGTTATGTCATTATCGACACGATGGACGATTCGGAGTTACTGTTCTCTGAGCATTATGCTTGTCCAGTTTGTGGCTTTACTGTTCCAGAGCTAGAGCCACGTCTCTTCTCATTCAATGCTCCTTTTGGTTCTTGTAGTGAGTGTGACGGCTTGGGCATCAAGCTGGAGGTGGACACTGATTTGGTGGTGCCAGATGCCAGCAAAACCTTACGTGAGGGAGCCTTGGCTCCTTGGAATCCTATCTCATCCAACTACTATCCAAACATGCTAGAGCAGGCTATGACAGCCTTTGGAGTGGATATGGATAAGCCTTTTGAGGACTTGTCAGAAGAAGATAAGAACTTGATTCTCTATGGGTCAGATGGCAAGGAATTCCATTTCCACTATGAGAATGAATTTGGTGGTGTGCGCGATATTGACATTCCTTTTGAGGGAATTGTCAATAATATCAAGCGTCGCTATCACGAGACAAACAGCGATTACACCCGCACCCAGATGCGCCTCTACATGAATGAGCTGACCTGCGGAACCTGTCACGGTTACCGTCTCAATGATCAGGCCTTGTCTGTCCGTGTGGGTGGCGAGCAAGGGCCACATATCGGAGAAATTTCAGACCTGTCTATCGCAGACCACTTAGACTTGGTGAGCCAGCTGACCTTGTCTGAAAATGAAGCCATCATCGCTCGTCCCATTCTCAAGGAAATCAAGGATCGTTTGACCTTCCTTAATAACGTGGGTCTTAACTATCTGACTCTGTCTCGCTCAGCAGGAACCCTTTCAGGTGGGGAAAGTCAGCGTATTCGTTTGGCAACCCAGATTGGTTCTAACCTATCAGGTGTCCTCTATATCCTAGATGAGCCGTCAATCGGTCTTCACCAGAGGGATAATGACCGTCTGATTGCCAGTCTCAAAAAGATGCGTGACTTGGGCAATACTCTTATCGTGGTGGAACATGACGAAGATACCATGCGTGAGGCGGATTATCTGGTTGACGTTGGTCCCGGTGCCGGTGTTTTTGGTGGGGAGATTGTTGCTGCAGGTACGCCTAAACAGGTAGCTCGTAACAGTAAGTCTATCACAGGCCAGTACTTGTCAGGTAAACGTGCTATTCCAGTGCCAACAGAGCGCCGTACTGGTAATGGTCGTTTTATCGAAGTGACAGGAGCGCGTGAGAACAACTTGCAAAATGTCACAGCTCGCTTTCCACTAGGAAAATTCATCGCAGTGACAGGGGTATCAGGTTCAGGGAAATCGACCCTAATCAATAGTATCCTCAAAAAAGCGATTGCCCAAAAGCTCAACCGCAATTCAGACAAACCAGGTAAATTCAAAACCATTACAGGGATTGAGCATGTAGACCGCTTGATTGACATTGACCAGAGTCCAATCGGGCGAACGCCGAGGTCCAACCCAGCTACCTATACAGGAGTTTTTGACGATATACGTGACCTTTTTGCTCAAACAAACGAAGCCAAGATTCGTGGTTACAAGAAGGGACGTTTTAGTTTCAACGTTAAGGGAGGTCGTTGTGAAGCCTGCTCAGGCGACGGGATCATTAAGATTGAGATGCACTTCTTGCCAGATGTTTATGTAGCTTGTGAGGTCTGCCACGGAACCCGCTACAACAGTGAAACCCTAGAAGTTCACTACAAGGAAAAAAATATCTCGCAGGTCTTGGACATGACTGTCAACGATGCGGTAGAATTCTTCCAACATATTCCTAAAATTCAACGCAAACTTCAGACCATCAAGGATGTAGGGTTGGGCTATGTGACGCTAGGTCAACCAGCTACCACTCTTTCTGGGGGAGAAGCCCAGCGTATGAAGTTGGCTAGTGAACTCCACAAACGATCGACAGGAAAATCTTTCTACATTCTGGATGAGCCAACGACAGGACTCCATACAGAGGATATCGCTCGCTTGCTTAAGGTTTTAGCTCGCTTTGTTGACGATGGCAATACAGTCCTTGTTATCGAGCACAATCTAGATGTTATTAAGACTGCAGACCATATCATTGACCTAGGTCCAGAAGGTGGTGTCGGTGGTGGAACCATCATCGCAACAGGAACTCCAGAAGAAGTAGCGGCCAACGAAGCCAGCTACACAGGACAGTATTTGAAAGGAAAGTTACATCATGAATAA
- a CDS encoding M24 family metallopeptidase produces MNKRVQAFIAKMQEKELDGIIINNLKNVYYLTGFWGSNGTVFISRDRQVLVTDSRYIIAAKQETSGFEIVADRDELAVIAGIVKDMGLSRIGFEDEISVSYYHRMQATFEGIDLLPQTQFVEGLRMIKDEAEIAAIRKACSISDQAFRDALDFIKPGKTEIEIANFLDFRMRELGASGLSFDTILASGINSSKPHAHPMHKPVELGEAITMDFGCLYDHYVSDMTRTIYLGHVSDEQAEIYNTVLKANQALIDQAKAGLSFRDFDKIPRDIIIEAGYGDYFTHGIGHGIGLDIHEEPYFSQTSTETIKAGMALTDEPGIYIEGKYGVRIEDDILITESGCELLTLAPKELIVI; encoded by the coding sequence ATGAATAAACGTGTACAAGCATTTATAGCTAAAATGCAAGAAAAAGAACTAGATGGCATCATCATCAATAACCTTAAAAACGTCTATTACCTGACTGGTTTTTGGGGCTCAAACGGAACAGTCTTCATCAGCCGTGACCGTCAGGTCTTGGTGACAGACTCTCGCTATATCATTGCAGCTAAGCAAGAAACCAGTGGTTTTGAGATTGTGGCTGACCGTGATGAATTGGCTGTCATTGCCGGAATTGTCAAGGACATGGGCTTGTCTCGAATCGGTTTTGAGGACGAGATTTCAGTGTCTTATTATCACCGTATGCAGGCAACCTTTGAAGGAATTGACTTGCTTCCACAGACTCAGTTTGTTGAAGGTCTTCGAATGATTAAGGATGAAGCGGAGATTGCAGCTATTCGCAAGGCTTGTTCTATATCAGACCAAGCTTTCCGCGATGCACTTGACTTTATCAAACCAGGAAAGACTGAGATTGAGATTGCCAACTTCCTTGACTTCCGCATGCGTGAGTTGGGAGCATCTGGCTTGTCTTTTGACACCATTCTAGCTAGCGGTATCAATTCTTCTAAACCCCATGCCCATCCAATGCACAAACCAGTGGAATTGGGAGAAGCCATTACTATGGACTTCGGTTGCCTTTATGACCACTATGTCAGTGATATGACACGGACTATCTATCTGGGGCATGTCAGCGATGAGCAGGCAGAGATTTACAATACGGTTCTCAAAGCCAACCAAGCCTTGATTGACCAGGCTAAGGCAGGATTAAGTTTCCGAGACTTTGACAAAATTCCTCGTGATATTATCATTGAGGCAGGTTATGGCGACTACTTTACTCACGGTATCGGACACGGTATTGGACTGGATATTCATGAGGAACCATACTTTAGCCAGACTTCTACAGAAACTATTAAGGCAGGTATGGCCTTGACAGATGAGCCAGGTATCTATATCGAAGGCAAATATGGCGTTCGTATCGAGGATGATATCCTGATTACAGAGTCAGGTTGTGAATTATTGACCCTTGCTCCAAAAGAGTTGATAGTCATTTAA
- the mgtA gene encoding magnesium-translocating P-type ATPase produces MKTTKERLATAIHTSLNETLSFYKTSLTGLTEEQVEKNRDLYGENTITKGQEDSILKKIYESIINPFTIILLVIAVISLVTNVWLAKPGQEDPTTSIIIVVLVLISGGIRFVQELRSDKAATNLSKMIVNTATVIRQGEIQEVPIDDLVVGDVVKLSAGDMIPADLLLFESRDFFVQQSGLTGESESVEKLALTKATVQQSDSLVEAEALAFMGTNVLSGSAKAVVLAVGDDTMMGAIEQTLNTYDEPTSFEREMNSISWLLIRLMLVMVPIVFLSNGLTDGDWLEAGVFALSVGVGLTPEMLPMIITASLAKGSIIMAKEKVVIKKLNAIQDLGAIDILCTDKTGTLTQDEIVLEYPLDIHGRLDLTVLRRAYLNSYFQTGLKNLMDRAIIKRTEKEAKEHALLQNLAQTFQKIDELPFDFERRRMSVIVKDEHEVVSLVTKGALEEMLTISSYAEYQGVITPLTDVIREEILSEVRQLNQQGLRVLGVAYKSGLREGHAYTVDDEGDMILTGYLAFLDPPKPSAAPAIKALLEHGVQTKILTGDNEKVTQAVCEKVGLDINQMLLGSEIDQMSDQELAQAVEEVTVFAKLSPDQKARIILQFKANGHAVGYMGDGINDAPSMKVSDVGISVDTAVDIAKETADVILLDKDLMVLEKGLVEGRKVYANMTKYIKMTVSSNFGNILSLLVSGIFLPFLPMAPVHLIILNLVYDLSCIALPFDKVDKDFLRNPHTWEAKSITRFMIWMGPISSAFDILTFILLYFIIVPMTTGQAYVHGAESAVGFIVLFQTGWFIESMWSQTMVIHMLRSAKIPFLQSRPAWLVLVTTLLAAAFVTFLPYSPLASLLHLTPLKPIYFIFLLFIIILYMISVTIVKKIYINKYKEWL; encoded by the coding sequence ATGAAAACTACAAAAGAAAGATTAGCAACAGCTATTCATACATCTTTAAACGAAACTCTATCTTTTTATAAGACAAGTCTAACAGGATTGACTGAGGAGCAGGTGGAGAAAAATCGTGACCTCTATGGCGAAAATACCATCACAAAGGGTCAAGAAGACAGTATCCTCAAAAAGATTTACGAATCCATTATCAATCCTTTTACGATCATCTTGCTGGTCATCGCCGTGATTTCCTTGGTGACCAATGTCTGGTTGGCAAAACCAGGTCAAGAGGATCCGACGACTTCTATTATCATCGTTGTCCTAGTCCTCATTTCTGGTGGCATACGCTTTGTCCAAGAACTCCGTAGTGATAAGGCTGCGACCAATCTATCAAAAATGATTGTCAACACAGCGACTGTCATTCGTCAAGGAGAAATCCAAGAAGTACCTATCGATGATTTGGTAGTGGGTGACGTGGTTAAATTAAGCGCTGGAGACATGATTCCAGCAGATCTTCTTTTATTTGAGTCGCGTGATTTCTTTGTACAACAGTCGGGCTTGACAGGTGAAAGTGAATCGGTTGAAAAATTGGCCTTGACCAAGGCAACAGTTCAACAATCTGATAGTCTGGTAGAAGCAGAAGCGCTCGCCTTTATGGGAACCAATGTCTTGTCTGGTAGTGCTAAGGCCGTGGTTTTGGCGGTTGGTGATGATACCATGATGGGGGCCATTGAGCAGACTTTGAACACCTATGACGAGCCTACTTCATTTGAGCGAGAGATGAATAGTATTTCGTGGCTCTTGATTCGTTTGATGCTGGTCATGGTGCCCATCGTTTTCTTGTCTAATGGTTTGACAGATGGAGATTGGTTAGAAGCTGGCGTATTTGCACTGAGTGTCGGTGTTGGACTGACACCTGAGATGCTACCTATGATTATTACCGCTAGCCTAGCAAAGGGTTCTATTATCATGGCCAAGGAAAAAGTGGTTATCAAAAAACTCAATGCCATACAGGACTTAGGGGCGATTGATATTTTGTGTACAGATAAGACAGGAACTCTAACCCAAGACGAAATCGTTCTAGAATATCCCTTGGACATCCACGGACGCTTGGATTTGACTGTCTTGAGACGAGCTTATCTCAATTCTTATTTTCAAACGGGCTTGAAAAATTTGATGGACAGAGCCATCATCAAACGGACTGAAAAGGAAGCCAAAGAACACGCCCTCTTGCAAAATCTAGCTCAAACCTTTCAAAAAATAGATGAGCTCCCCTTTGATTTTGAACGTAGACGGATGAGTGTTATCGTTAAGGATGAACACGAAGTTGTTAGTTTAGTAACCAAGGGTGCTCTAGAGGAAATGTTGACGATTTCCAGTTATGCGGAATACCAAGGAGTGATTACTCCTTTGACAGATGTTATTAGAGAAGAAATTTTATCAGAAGTCAGACAACTAAATCAACAAGGTTTGCGTGTCTTGGGAGTGGCCTATAAGTCAGGTTTGAGGGAAGGTCATGCCTATACAGTTGATGACGAAGGGGATATGATTCTAACTGGTTACTTGGCCTTCCTAGATCCTCCTAAACCATCTGCAGCACCAGCAATTAAGGCTCTGTTAGAACATGGGGTTCAAACAAAGATTTTGACGGGAGACAACGAAAAAGTTACCCAAGCAGTCTGTGAAAAGGTTGGTTTGGATATCAATCAGATGCTGTTAGGATCTGAAATTGATCAGATGAGCGATCAAGAATTGGCCCAAGCCGTAGAGGAGGTAACAGTCTTTGCCAAACTTTCACCTGACCAAAAAGCGAGGATTATTTTGCAATTTAAGGCTAATGGTCATGCTGTCGGCTATATGGGAGATGGGATCAATGATGCCCCTTCCATGAAAGTCTCAGATGTGGGGATTTCTGTTGATACAGCAGTAGATATTGCCAAAGAAACAGCTGATGTTATCCTACTTGATAAGGATCTCATGGTGCTTGAAAAAGGACTTGTTGAAGGTCGTAAGGTCTATGCCAATATGACCAAATATATCAAAATGACAGTGAGTTCTAATTTTGGGAATATCTTATCCCTTTTGGTTTCTGGAATCTTTTTACCATTTTTACCGATGGCTCCAGTCCATTTAATTATCCTAAATCTAGTCTATGATTTGTCTTGTATTGCCTTGCCTTTTGACAAGGTGGATAAAGATTTTTTGAGAAATCCGCATACCTGGGAAGCTAAGTCCATCACACGTTTCATGATTTGGATGGGACCTATCTCTTCCGCCTTTGATATTTTGACCTTTATTTTGCTCTATTTTATCATTGTACCCATGACAACAGGTCAAGCTTATGTCCATGGAGCGGAGTCTGCCGTAGGATTTATTGTCTTGTTTCAGACAGGTTGGTTTATCGAGTCCATGTGGTCGCAGACTATGGTTATCCATATGTTGCGTTCAGCCAAAATTCCTTTTTTACAAAGTCGTCCAGCTTGGCTAGTCCTTGTGACAACCTTATTGGCTGCAGCCTTTGTGACCTTCCTTCCCTACAGTCCACTAGCTAGCCTTCTTCATCTAACTCCTTTGAAGCCGATCTATTTCATCTTTTTGCTTTTCATCATCATTTTGTACATGATTAGCGTGACAATTGTGAAAAAAATCTATATCAATAAATATAAAGAATGGCTGTAA
- the spx gene encoding transcriptional regulator Spx — protein sequence MIKIYTVSSCTSCKKAKTWLNAHQLSYKEQNLGKEGITREELLDILTKTDNGIASIVSSKNRYAKALGVDIEDLSVNEVLNLIMETPRILKSPILVDEKRLQVGYKEDDIRAFLPRSVRNVENAEARLRAAL from the coding sequence ATGATTAAAATTTATACAGTCTCAAGTTGTACTAGCTGTAAAAAAGCAAAAACCTGGCTCAATGCCCACCAGTTAAGTTATAAAGAACAAAACCTTGGTAAAGAAGGAATTACGAGAGAAGAATTACTGGATATTCTGACAAAAACAGATAACGGAATAGCCAGCATCGTTTCGTCTAAAAATCGCTATGCCAAAGCCCTTGGAGTGGATATTGAAGATTTGAGTGTCAACGAAGTCCTCAATCTGATTATGGAAACACCGAGAATTTTAAAGAGCCCAATCCTTGTAGATGAAAAACGCCTGCAAGTTGGCTATAAGGAAGATGATATTCGTGCCTTCCTACCACGCTCTGTCCGTAATGTAGAAAATGCAGAAGCACGTTTGCGTGCAGCTCTATAA
- a CDS encoding SP0191 family lipoprotein gives MKKILITSFALLFLLAGCGQKKATTASSSSKSETLQSTLPVLENAEKNTVVTKTFMLPKSTDGSQQIQTVTYKGKQFLSLTIIQKRPVTDELKTFVTEHGVEATQKALIEAEGKDTSIQEARKLPGFTLETKLLSETEIQTTTTYDFQVLDIKKASQVEYLKNIGLENLLKNEPSQYVADRLANGATEQ, from the coding sequence ATGAAAAAAATACTGATTACAAGTTTTGCACTACTTTTCTTGCTTGCTGGATGTGGACAAAAAAAAGCGACAACTGCGTCCTCTAGCAGTAAATCTGAAACGTTACAGTCAACTTTACCTGTCCTAGAGAATGCTGAGAAGAATACAGTAGTTACAAAAACATTTATGCTACCGAAGTCAACAGACGGCAGTCAGCAGATTCAAACAGTCACATATAAAGGAAAACAATTTTTAAGTTTGACTATTATTCAAAAAAGACCAGTTACCGATGAATTGAAGACTTTTGTAACTGAGCATGGTGTAGAGGCAACCCAAAAAGCACTCATTGAAGCTGAAGGTAAAGATACCTCAATTCAGGAAGCGCGCAAGTTGCCAGGTTTTACACTTGAGACGAAGCTACTAAGTGAAACAGAAATTCAAACAACAACTACTTATGATTTTCAGGTTTTAGATATCAAAAAAGCTTCACAGGTTGAATATTTAAAGAATATTGGCTTGGAAAATCTTTTGAAAAATGAACCGAGTCAATATGTAGCAGACAGATTGGCAAATGGTGCGACAGAACAGTAG
- a CDS encoding IreB family regulatory phosphoprotein produces MGFTEETVRFKLDDSNKKEISETLTDVYASLNDKGYNPINQIVGYVLSGDPAYVPRYNNARNQIRKYERDEIVEELVRYYLKGQGVDL; encoded by the coding sequence ATGGGATTTACTGAAGAAACAGTACGTTTTAAATTGGACGATTCCAATAAAAAAGAAATTAGCGAAACTCTGACTGATGTTTATGCTTCGTTGAACGATAAGGGCTACAACCCAATTAACCAAATCGTAGGTTACGTATTGAGTGGAGACCCTGCCTACGTTCCTCGTTATAATAATGCACGAAATCAAATCCGTAAGTATGAGCGTGATGAAATCGTTGAGGAATTAGTCCGCTACTACCTTAAAGGACAAGGAGTCGATCTATAA
- the ruvX gene encoding Holliday junction resolvase RuvX, producing MRIMGLDVGSKTVGVAISDPLGFTAQGLEIIQINEEQGQFGFDRVKELVDTYKVERFVVGLPKNMNNTSGPRVEASQAYGAKLEELFGLPVDYQDERLTTVAAERMLIEQADISRNKRKKVIDKLAAQLILQNYLDRKF from the coding sequence ATGAGAATTATGGGATTGGACGTCGGTTCAAAAACGGTAGGGGTGGCGATTAGCGATCCGCTTGGTTTTACAGCTCAAGGACTTGAAATCATCCAAATCAATGAGGAGCAAGGTCAATTTGGTTTTGACCGCGTTAAGGAGTTGGTTGATACTTACAAGGTGGAACGATTTGTAGTGGGCTTGCCTAAAAACATGAACAATACAAGCGGACCGCGCGTGGAAGCTAGTCAAGCCTACGGAGCAAAGCTGGAAGAGCTTTTTGGTTTACCAGTAGACTATCAAGATGAACGCTTGACAACAGTTGCCGCAGAGCGTATGTTGATTGAACAAGCAGATATTAGCCGTAACAAGCGCAAGAAAGTCATTGATAAATTAGCAGCTCAGCTGATTTTACAAAATTATTTAGATAGAAAATTTTAA
- a CDS encoding DUF1292 domain-containing protein — protein MSHDHNHDHEERELITLVDEQGNETLFEILLTIDGKEEFGKNYVLLVPVNAEEDEDGQVEIQAYSFIENEDGTEGELQPIPEDSEDEWNMIEEVFNNFMEE, from the coding sequence ATGTCACACGATCATAACCACGACCACGAAGAACGTGAACTAATCACACTAGTAGATGAGCAAGGAAATGAAACCTTGTTTGAAATCCTTTTGACCATTGACGGAAAAGAAGAATTTGGTAAAAACTATGTTCTTCTAGTACCAGTTAATGCAGAAGAAGACGAAGACGGACAAGTTGAAATCCAAGCTTACTCGTTCATCGAAAACGAAGATGGAACAGAAGGCGAATTGCAACCAATTCCAGAAGACTCAGAAGACGAATGGAACATGATTGAAGAAGTCTTCAACAACTTTATGGAGGAGTGA
- a CDS encoding folylpolyglutamate synthase/dihydrofolate synthase family protein, with product MFEVEEWLHSRIGLNFRSGLGRMQQAVDLLGNPEKSYPIIHVTGTNGKGSTIAFMRELFMGHGKKVATFTSPHIVSINDRICINGQPIADADFIRLANQVKEMEKTLLQTHDQLSFFELLTLIAFLYFREQEVDLVLLEVGIGGLLDTTNVVTGKIAVITSIGLDHQETLGDSLEAIAEQKAGIFKAGKKAVIAKLPSEARLVCQKKADSLAVDLYQAGQDFSMLNGDFSSSLANLSQLKIGLEGAYQQENAALALQTFLLFMREGKEVVDEQAVRQALNQTHWAGRLERIRPQIYLDGAHNLPALTRLVEFIKEKEQERYRPQILFGALKRKDYQGMLAYLTEKLPQVELKVTGFDYQGSLDETDVTGYDIVPSYREFISNFEARADAQALLFVTGSLYFISEVRGYLLGHEQIN from the coding sequence ATGTTTGAAGTAGAAGAATGGCTCCATAGTCGAATTGGTTTGAATTTTCGATCAGGTTTGGGCCGAATGCAACAAGCGGTGGATTTGTTGGGGAATCCCGAGAAGTCTTATCCTATTATTCATGTAACCGGGACTAATGGAAAAGGATCTACCATTGCTTTTATGAGGGAGTTATTTATGGGGCATGGCAAAAAAGTTGCGACCTTTACCTCCCCTCATATCGTCTCTATCAATGATCGAATCTGCATTAACGGGCAACCAATAGCTGATGCAGACTTCATCCGTTTGGCTAATCAGGTCAAGGAGATGGAGAAAACGCTTCTGCAAACCCATGATCAGTTGTCCTTTTTTGAATTGCTGACCTTGATTGCTTTTCTTTATTTTAGGGAGCAAGAGGTGGATTTGGTTTTATTAGAAGTGGGAATTGGTGGCTTACTTGATACGACTAATGTGGTAACTGGAAAGATTGCTGTTATCACATCCATCGGGCTAGACCATCAGGAAACCTTGGGTGATAGTCTAGAAGCAATCGCAGAGCAGAAAGCTGGTATTTTCAAGGCTGGTAAAAAGGCAGTGATTGCTAAGTTGCCTTCAGAAGCTAGGCTTGTTTGTCAGAAAAAAGCAGACTCTTTAGCTGTTGACCTTTATCAGGCAGGTCAGGATTTTTCAATGCTGAATGGGGATTTTTCAAGCTCTTTGGCTAACCTTTCACAGTTGAAAATAGGTTTAGAAGGAGCTTATCAGCAGGAAAATGCGGCCTTAGCGTTGCAAACTTTTCTTCTCTTTATGAGGGAAGGAAAGGAAGTTGTTGATGAACAGGCTGTAAGACAAGCTTTGAATCAGACCCATTGGGCTGGGCGTTTGGAGCGTATTCGTCCTCAGATTTACTTGGACGGTGCTCATAACCTCCCTGCCTTGACTCGCTTGGTTGAATTTATTAAAGAAAAAGAGCAGGAAAGATATCGTCCTCAAATCCTATTTGGAGCCTTGAAACGGAAGGATTATCAAGGGATGTTGGCTTATCTGACTGAAAAATTGCCTCAGGTGGAACTCAAGGTGACCGGCTTTGACTATCAAGGTTCTTTGGATGAAACAGATGTAACAGGTTACGATATAGTTCCTTCTTACCGAGAATTTATTAGCAATTTTGAAGCAAGAGCAGATGCCCAGGCCTTGTTGTTCGTTACAGGATCTCTCTATTTTATCTCAGAAGTACGGGGCTATCTACTGGGGCATGAGCAGATAAATTGA
- a CDS encoding SP_0198 family lipoprotein, whose translation MKLKRFTLSLASLASLSLLVACSQRAQQVQQPATQLQTQQTQQSQAAVSSSTENSNQAATSSSQNAPEAQPTNIDGTYTGQDEGDRITLVVTGTTGTWTQVETDGEQEIKQVSFDAANQRMIIGDDVKIYAINGNQMIIDDMDREASDRIVLSK comes from the coding sequence ATGAAATTAAAAAGATTCACACTTTCTCTTGCTTCTCTAGCAAGTCTTAGTCTCTTAGTAGCTTGTTCACAAAGAGCTCAACAAGTTCAACAACCAGCAACTCAATTGCAAACACAACAAACTCAGCAATCACAAGCTGCTGTTTCATCTTCTACAGAAAATAGCAACCAGGCAGCAACAAGTTCTTCACAAAATGCGCCTGAGGCTCAACCAACTAATATTGATGGAACTTATACTGGTCAGGACGAAGGAGACCGTATCACTTTAGTGGTAACTGGAACAACTGGTACATGGACACAGGTGGAAACTGATGGTGAACAAGAAATCAAGCAGGTTAGCTTTGATGCCGCTAATCAACGCATGATTATTGGGGATGACGTCAAGATTTATGCAATCAATGGAAATCAGATGATTATCGACGATATGGATAGAGAAGCGTCTGATCGCATCGTTTTATCAAAATAG